A genomic stretch from Malus domestica chromosome 15, GDT2T_hap1 includes:
- the LOC139191654 gene encoding probable LRR receptor-like serine/threonine-protein kinase At1g07560: MAFPALIFHFHRASLVSSSGCISPPQPPNPSLSPFFFFVCSAIFSTTIDHSSYNFSKSSTSSSVASLKSFKSSISQNPQIYDLSEIRSATSNFVPHHRLSSSSWRCSIRSEDAIVFQRKSRNPKNPSYTVLSSWLSRMQIVTDLAHGLDYIHHCSGLDSTFVHNHIKSSNIIVSE; encoded by the exons ATGGCTTTCCCTGCCTTGATATTCCACTTTCACAGAGCGTCGTTGGTGTCATCTTCCGGCTGC ATCTCTCCTCCGCAACCCCCAAATCCCTCCCTCTCTCCATTCTTTTTCTTCGTCTGCTCCGCCATTTTTAGCACCACCATCGACCACTCCAGCTACAACTTCTCCaaatcctccacctcctcctccgtcGCCTCCCTCAAATCCTTTAAATCCTCCATCTCTCAAAACCCCCAAATCTACGACCTCTCTGAGATCCGCTCCGCGACCTCCAACTTCGTCCCCCACCACCGTCTCTCATCCTCCTCTTGGCGCTGCTCCATCCGCTCCGAAGATGCTATCGTCTTCCAGCGCAAGTCCCGCAACCCGAAGAACCCCAGCTACACCGTCCTGTCGTCGTGGCTCTCCCGGATGCAGATCGTTACCGACCTCGCCCACGGCCTCGATTACATCCACCACTGCTCCGGCCTCGACTCTACATTCGTCCACAACCACATCAAGAGCTCCAACATCATCGTCTCCGAGTAG